A part of Streptomyces sp. NBC_01451 genomic DNA contains:
- a CDS encoding DUF1876 domain-containing protein — protein sequence MDDDALSAGRSALDRSCGGAQAEEWREKPPRALFRSPAPDICGPDRPASGPRTRHSGVITMEAKQWTVQIYITEEGDDTHARAVLTTRDTSKVTGRGVARRNPIDRSVPEIGDELAASRALEDLAIRLHDVYSDDIVQLTGPAQP from the coding sequence ATGGACGATGACGCCCTCTCGGCGGGCCGTTCGGCCCTGGACCGGTCGTGCGGAGGAGCGCAGGCTGAGGAGTGGAGGGAGAAGCCGCCCCGCGCGCTCTTCCGCAGTCCCGCTCCGGACATCTGCGGACCGGACCGCCCGGCGTCCGGCCCTCGCACCCGCCACTCGGGAGTGATCACGATGGAAGCCAAGCAGTGGACCGTACAGATCTACATAACCGAAGAGGGAGACGACACCCACGCACGTGCCGTCCTGACCACCCGGGACACGTCGAAGGTCACCGGCCGGGGCGTGGCCCGCCGCAACCCGATCGACCGTTCCGTTCCGGAGATCGGCGACGAACTCGCCGCCAGCCGCGCCCTGGAAGATCTCGCCATCCGGCTCCACGACGTCTACTCCGACGACATCGTCCAGTTGACGGGTCCCGCCCAGCCCTGA
- a CDS encoding V-type ATP synthase subunit D yields the protein MADLRIPLGRAGRTRVRRSLEVARRGADLLDRKLRILRARHAELLRAEHTARDHWHECLREAETWLRRGLLLGGEGSLDGPPPKRPAGLEVVWTSTMGVRHPRTASCTVPEREPEALSPANTALIHAEAAYAEAVRAAAEYAVARAAARAVGAEVLSTRRRVRALRRKLIPRLEQALARVELALEQSEHEDAVRRRWAVRALQDDA from the coding sequence ATGGCGGATCTGCGGATCCCGCTCGGACGGGCCGGACGGACGAGGGTGCGCCGCAGTCTGGAGGTCGCGCGGCGCGGCGCGGACCTGCTCGACCGGAAACTGCGCATCCTGCGCGCCAGGCACGCGGAACTCCTGCGCGCCGAGCACACCGCACGCGATCACTGGCACGAGTGCCTGAGGGAGGCCGAGACCTGGCTGCGGCGCGGGCTGCTTCTCGGTGGCGAAGGGTCCCTGGACGGGCCGCCCCCCAAGCGTCCCGCCGGATTGGAAGTGGTCTGGACGTCCACGATGGGCGTACGACACCCGCGGACCGCGTCCTGCACGGTGCCGGAACGGGAGCCGGAGGCGTTGTCGCCCGCGAACACCGCGCTGATCCATGCCGAGGCCGCCTACGCCGAGGCCGTGCGGGCCGCCGCCGAGTACGCCGTCGCCCGCGCAGCGGCACGCGCCGTCGGGGCCGAGGTGCTCAGCACCCGCCGGCGCGTGCGCGCCCTGCGGCGCAAACTGATCCCGCGACTGGAGCAGGCGCTGGCCCGCGTCGAACTCGCCCTGGAACAGAGCGAGCACGAGGACGCGGTACGCAGACGCTGGGCCGTCCGTGCCCTTCAGGACGATGCTTGA
- a CDS encoding V-type ATP synthase subunit B, which translates to MNTTEDWGRIEYTSVRELRGPLAVVDKVEGVGWDEFVLFTLDSGEQRHGLVLEVDRGTAVVQVLEDTAGIDPARIRAAFTGAPLRIPVGPGWLGRVCNGRGEPLDGGPPVFGAADSAVGGLPINPVRREPPAEPVLTGISAVDALSTLVRGQKLPVFSAAGLPHLELAAQIAAQSTAGGEPFCVVFAAMGVTHADADFVRDKLEERSAAGELVLLLNTADDPVIERILTPRIALTVAERLAFGEGRHVLVVMTDMTSYAEALREVSAARGEIPARRAYPGYLYSDLASLYERCGRIRGLPGSVTVLPLLTMPAGDITHPVPDLTGYITEGQIVLSREMHARGVYPPVDALSSLSRLMRRGAGPGRTRDDHLDVAAQLLAALARARQIKELADLVGQAALSSTDRRYLDLDEAFARGFVAQRRDELRTLEQTLERAWQVLLTLPRSQLSMLPTEFLDAHGAAEGG; encoded by the coding sequence GTGAACACCACGGAGGACTGGGGCCGCATCGAGTACACCTCGGTGCGGGAACTGCGAGGTCCCCTCGCGGTCGTCGACAAGGTCGAGGGAGTCGGCTGGGACGAGTTCGTGCTGTTCACCCTCGACTCGGGCGAGCAGCGGCACGGACTCGTGCTGGAGGTCGACCGGGGCACGGCCGTGGTGCAGGTGCTGGAGGACACCGCGGGCATCGACCCCGCGCGCATCCGCGCCGCCTTCACCGGGGCGCCGCTGCGCATCCCGGTGGGACCCGGTTGGCTGGGGCGGGTGTGCAACGGCCGCGGTGAACCCCTCGACGGAGGTCCGCCCGTCTTCGGCGCCGCCGACTCCGCCGTCGGCGGCCTCCCCATCAACCCGGTGCGCCGCGAGCCCCCCGCGGAACCGGTGCTGACCGGGATCAGCGCCGTCGACGCGCTCTCCACCCTCGTACGGGGCCAGAAGCTGCCGGTGTTCTCGGCGGCGGGTCTTCCGCACCTGGAGCTGGCCGCGCAGATCGCGGCCCAGTCGACGGCCGGAGGAGAGCCGTTCTGTGTGGTCTTCGCCGCCATGGGGGTGACGCACGCGGACGCCGACTTCGTCCGCGACAAGCTGGAGGAGCGGTCCGCCGCGGGTGAGTTGGTGCTCCTGCTCAACACCGCCGACGACCCCGTGATCGAACGCATCCTCACCCCGCGCATCGCGCTCACCGTCGCCGAGCGGCTGGCCTTCGGCGAGGGTCGGCACGTGCTGGTGGTGATGACGGACATGACGAGCTACGCCGAGGCGCTGCGCGAGGTCTCCGCGGCCCGCGGTGAGATCCCGGCACGCCGCGCCTATCCCGGCTACCTCTACAGCGACCTGGCGTCCCTCTACGAGCGGTGCGGGCGTATCCGGGGCCTGCCCGGGTCGGTCACCGTGCTGCCGCTGCTGACCATGCCCGCGGGCGACATCACGCACCCCGTACCGGACCTCACCGGGTACATCACCGAGGGCCAGATCGTGCTCTCCCGCGAGATGCACGCCAGGGGTGTCTATCCGCCGGTGGACGCGCTGTCCTCGTTGTCCCGGCTGATGCGCAGGGGCGCGGGTCCGGGCCGTACCCGTGACGACCACCTCGATGTCGCCGCGCAACTGCTCGCCGCCCTGGCGCGGGCCCGGCAGATCAAGGAACTGGCGGACCTCGTCGGACAGGCGGCGCTCAGCTCCACCGACCGCCGGTACCTCGATCTCGACGAGGCGTTCGCCCGCGGGTTCGTGGCCCAGCGGCGCGACGAACTGCGCACGCTCGAACAGACCCTGGAGCGCGCCTGGCAGGTGCTGCTCACCCTGCCCCGCAGCCAACTGTCCATGCTGCCGACGGAGTTCCTCGACGCGCATGGCGCGGCGGAGGGAGGGTGA
- a CDS encoding V-type ATP synthase subunit A translates to MTFEPHGPGRVARVTGPLVEAEDVGGTAMSDLVALGDAGLPGEVVAIRDRVVTVQAYEYTGGLAPGAPVRPLGRPLSAPLGPGLLGGIFDGLLRPLAAAGTWLEPGAVGRPDGRRPEWAFVPRVAAGDPVEEGTVLGELHGAGPVPLRVLVPPGCNGPVDHIARAGRHPADAIVASVAGTPVRMTAHWPVRRPRPVRERLESGRALGTGQRAIDLLFPVALGGTVAVPGGFGTGKTVLLQQIAKWCDADVIVYVGCGERGNEMADVIDEFTALTDPRTGGRLTDRTVIIANTSNMPMMAREASIHTGVTVAEYFRDMGLDVVVIADSTSRWAEALREFASRTGALPAEEGYPAGLASALAAFYERAGAVTTLGGCKGSVTVIGAVSPPGGDMAEPVTAHTQRFVRCLWTLDRELAYARHYPAVSWAESFSRDAEALGAHHAATDDPGWPARRALVTDLLAEADRLADLVDLVGITALPAQERISVLGGRIVREGVLQQSALSERDAYSGAEKTAALAEAALAVVGRCRELVDSGVPAERVEEVDFTPVLRAREEAGPHDAATVEALRKAMLDRLGEVS, encoded by the coding sequence ATGACGTTCGAACCGCACGGACCCGGCCGCGTGGCGCGGGTCACCGGGCCGCTGGTCGAGGCCGAGGACGTCGGCGGCACCGCGATGAGCGACCTGGTCGCACTCGGCGACGCCGGCCTGCCCGGGGAGGTCGTCGCGATCAGGGACCGGGTCGTCACCGTCCAGGCGTACGAATACACGGGTGGTCTGGCCCCCGGTGCACCGGTGCGCCCGCTCGGCAGACCGCTGTCGGCGCCGCTCGGCCCGGGACTGCTGGGCGGCATCTTCGACGGGCTGCTGCGCCCGCTGGCGGCGGCGGGCACGTGGCTGGAGCCCGGCGCCGTCGGCCGACCGGACGGGCGGCGGCCCGAGTGGGCGTTCGTGCCCCGGGTGGCGGCGGGCGACCCGGTCGAGGAGGGGACCGTCCTCGGCGAGCTCCACGGCGCGGGTCCGGTTCCGCTGCGGGTTCTGGTGCCGCCCGGCTGCAACGGCCCGGTGGACCACATCGCGCGCGCGGGCCGCCACCCCGCGGACGCGATCGTCGCGTCGGTGGCGGGCACCCCGGTCCGGATGACGGCCCACTGGCCCGTCCGCCGGCCCCGCCCCGTCCGTGAGCGCCTGGAGTCCGGCAGGGCACTGGGTACCGGACAGCGGGCCATCGACCTGCTCTTCCCGGTGGCCCTGGGCGGCACGGTCGCCGTCCCCGGCGGCTTCGGCACCGGCAAGACGGTGCTGCTGCAGCAGATCGCCAAGTGGTGCGACGCGGACGTCATCGTCTACGTCGGCTGCGGTGAACGCGGCAACGAAATGGCCGACGTCATCGACGAGTTCACCGCGCTGACCGACCCGCGCACCGGCGGCCGACTCACCGACCGGACCGTGATCATCGCCAACACCTCCAACATGCCGATGATGGCCCGCGAGGCCAGCATCCACACCGGGGTCACGGTCGCCGAGTACTTCCGCGACATGGGCCTGGACGTGGTCGTCATCGCCGACTCCACCTCCCGGTGGGCCGAGGCGCTGCGCGAGTTCGCCTCCCGCACCGGCGCCCTGCCCGCCGAGGAGGGCTATCCGGCAGGCCTCGCCTCGGCCCTCGCCGCGTTCTACGAACGTGCCGGGGCGGTGACGACCCTGGGCGGCTGCAAGGGTTCGGTGACGGTGATCGGCGCGGTGTCCCCGCCCGGCGGCGACATGGCGGAGCCCGTCACCGCCCACACCCAGCGTTTCGTGCGCTGTCTGTGGACCCTGGACCGCGAACTCGCCTACGCCCGCCACTACCCGGCCGTCTCCTGGGCCGAGTCGTTCTCCCGCGACGCCGAGGCGCTCGGTGCCCACCACGCCGCGACGGACGACCCGGGCTGGCCCGCCCGCCGGGCACTGGTGACGGACCTGCTCGCGGAGGCCGACCGACTGGCCGACCTGGTCGACCTGGTCGGCATCACCGCACTGCCCGCACAGGAGCGGATCAGCGTCCTGGGCGGTCGGATCGTGCGCGAAGGCGTGCTGCAGCAGAGCGCGCTGTCCGAACGCGACGCCTACAGCGGCGCGGAGAAGACGGCCGCGCTCGCCGAGGCGGCGCTGGCCGTCGTCGGCAGGTGCCGCGAACTGGTCGATTCCGGGGTGCCGGCGGAGCGCGTCGAGGAGGTCGACTTCACACCGGTGCTGCGCGCCCGCGAGGAGGCGGGCCCGCACGACGCGGCGACGGTGGAGGCGCTGCGCAAGGCGATGCTGGACCGGCTCGGGGAGGTGTCGTGA
- a CDS encoding ATP synthase subunit C gives MIAWLIALPALVAAFVVTRRLLRRRSPGALRSILAADAALFTGALALLLVALSGGSAHSHTATAAAQSSGSSSAALIGAAIAVAGASIGAAIAVAYTGAAALAVMSERPELFGRAMVIVGLAEGIAIYGLVVAIILLGKT, from the coding sequence ATGATCGCCTGGCTGATCGCGCTCCCTGCGCTCGTCGCGGCGTTCGTCGTCACCCGACGGCTGCTGCGCCGCCGCAGTCCGGGGGCGTTGCGGTCGATCCTCGCTGCGGACGCGGCACTGTTCACCGGAGCCCTGGCACTCCTGCTGGTCGCGCTGAGCGGTGGTTCGGCACACTCCCATACGGCCACCGCGGCCGCGCAGAGTTCCGGCTCCAGTTCCGCGGCGCTCATCGGCGCCGCCATCGCGGTCGCCGGCGCCTCGATCGGCGCGGCGATCGCCGTCGCCTACACCGGGGCCGCCGCACTGGCGGTGATGAGCGAGCGCCCCGAACTCTTCGGCCGGGCCATGGTCATCGTCGGTCTCGCCGAGGGCATCGCCATCTATGGGCTGGTCGTCGCCATCATCCTGCTCGGAAAGACCTGA
- a CDS encoding V-type ATPase 116kDa subunit family protein, with amino-acid sequence MTSWSDSLTPAAPVRMQRVAVVAPRGVLRDVLVRVADAGCVELDRADDTARGTGPAAQRLQAMRVEPAMPVLSRTAPDLDALRAAGRADLLAGEAQVESYREAAVRHGTVVALAGWCPVTEVPRLGSTLADVGGAVVPLRSPRGIDPPTQLPATGPVRRSLVPLVRTYGTVPYADVDPTLPAGIAYVVMFGMMFGDAGHGALLLLGALLLRLGRPRGLASLRPVWPFVAGAGLTSTLAGFAYGEFFGPTGVLPVLWLNPLDEPVRLLASAVGFGAFLLALAYAAGIVNRWRESGPGGALYAPSGIAGASVFLGFALAAGGVVRHLPVLTVSGSVIALAGLALAGTGLFAQSGGGASGGLQTGIQLFDVVVRIGSNTLSFARLAAFGLTHAALGGIVWQGTTGLARGGSATLVAAPVVFVLGNALAFALEALVAGVQALRLEFYELFSRVFDVEGRPFRPWHVPTQHGVSAQHGTEAMT; translated from the coding sequence ATGACCTCCTGGAGTGACTCCCTGACGCCGGCGGCCCCGGTCCGTATGCAGCGGGTGGCGGTCGTCGCCCCTCGCGGCGTGCTGCGGGACGTGCTGGTGCGTGTCGCCGACGCGGGCTGCGTGGAACTGGACCGTGCCGACGACACGGCCCGGGGCACAGGACCGGCGGCACAGCGGCTGCAGGCGATGCGCGTCGAACCCGCCATGCCCGTGCTCTCCCGCACGGCGCCCGATCTCGACGCCCTCCGGGCGGCGGGCCGGGCCGATCTCCTGGCAGGCGAGGCGCAGGTCGAGAGCTACCGCGAGGCGGCGGTGCGGCATGGCACGGTGGTCGCCCTGGCCGGCTGGTGCCCGGTGACCGAGGTCCCCCGGCTCGGCAGCACTCTGGCCGACGTCGGGGGTGCCGTCGTGCCGTTGCGCTCGCCGCGCGGCATCGATCCGCCGACCCAGCTGCCCGCCACGGGCCCGGTACGGCGTTCCCTCGTGCCGCTGGTGCGGACCTACGGGACGGTTCCGTACGCCGATGTCGACCCCACGCTGCCCGCCGGCATCGCCTACGTCGTCATGTTCGGGATGATGTTCGGCGACGCGGGCCACGGCGCCCTGCTGCTCCTCGGCGCGCTGCTGCTGCGGCTCGGGCGCCCCCGCGGACTCGCGTCGCTGCGGCCCGTATGGCCCTTCGTCGCCGGGGCGGGGCTGACGAGCACCCTGGCCGGATTCGCCTACGGGGAGTTCTTCGGACCCACGGGCGTGCTGCCTGTGCTGTGGCTGAACCCGCTCGACGAACCTGTGCGTCTGCTGGCGAGCGCGGTCGGATTCGGCGCGTTTCTGCTCGCCCTGGCCTACGCGGCGGGCATCGTCAACCGGTGGCGGGAGAGCGGACCGGGCGGGGCGCTGTACGCGCCGTCCGGCATCGCGGGCGCCTCGGTGTTCCTGGGGTTCGCACTGGCCGCCGGTGGCGTCGTCCGGCACCTGCCGGTGCTCACGGTGAGCGGCTCGGTGATCGCCCTGGCCGGACTGGCGCTGGCCGGCACCGGGCTCTTCGCCCAGTCGGGAGGCGGTGCCTCCGGTGGTCTGCAGACCGGCATCCAGCTCTTCGACGTGGTGGTCCGGATCGGGTCGAACACGCTCTCCTTCGCGCGGCTCGCGGCGTTCGGGCTGACCCATGCCGCGCTCGGCGGGATCGTCTGGCAGGGCACGACCGGCCTGGCCCGGGGCGGGTCCGCGACGCTCGTCGCCGCACCTGTCGTCTTCGTCCTCGGCAACGCGCTCGCCTTCGCGCTGGAGGCACTGGTCGCCGGCGTCCAGGCTCTGCGCCTGGAGTTCTACGAGCTGTTCTCCCGGGTCTTCGACGTCGAGGGCCGGCCCTTCCGGCCCTGGCACGTGCCCACACAACACGGAGTCTCGGCACAACACGGAACGGAGGCGATGACATGA
- a CDS encoding CBS domain-containing protein, protein MNHREAREHGAASAEARRVVPTFAPAPAEEFHQDMMVRYLQAMAAHSHSEAAAVQGPLPAAKTPVGTTRHPHAKAGTIAELQVRDIVRRSAAGIPGDTPFLDVARMLARQQTGAIPVVDDAQQVIGVVAESDLLARAASLTAGDRPGAFARMLRSRGTDAGVTAATLMSAPALTVHPWTSVIDAARTAARSRIRQLFVTDHKGHLVGVISRGELLQALVRDDAAIRAEVVACVVEGELGIDPARVQVQVLNGTVTMKGSLDAALIPRLRSAVEQIPDVVAVADRLIAV, encoded by the coding sequence ATGAACCACCGAGAGGCACGGGAACACGGCGCCGCGTCGGCGGAGGCGCGGCGTGTCGTTCCGACGTTCGCCCCGGCGCCGGCCGAAGAGTTCCACCAGGACATGATGGTGCGCTACCTGCAGGCCATGGCCGCTCACTCGCACTCGGAGGCCGCCGCCGTCCAGGGGCCCCTGCCCGCCGCGAAGACCCCTGTCGGCACGACCCGGCACCCTCATGCGAAGGCGGGCACGATCGCGGAACTTCAGGTGCGCGACATCGTGAGGCGGTCCGCGGCCGGAATTCCCGGCGACACGCCGTTCCTTGACGTCGCCCGGATGCTCGCCCGCCAGCAGACAGGGGCCATACCCGTGGTGGACGACGCCCAGCAGGTGATCGGCGTGGTCGCGGAGTCCGACCTCCTGGCCCGGGCGGCGTCCCTCACCGCGGGTGACCGCCCCGGCGCGTTCGCCCGGATGCTTCGGTCACGTGGCACGGACGCGGGAGTGACGGCGGCCACCCTGATGTCGGCGCCGGCGCTCACCGTCCACCCCTGGACCTCGGTGATCGATGCGGCGCGCACGGCCGCCCGCTCCCGGATCAGGCAGCTGTTCGTGACCGACCACAAGGGACACCTGGTGGGGGTCATCAGCCGCGGTGAGCTGCTGCAGGCCCTGGTCCGGGACGACGCGGCCATCCGGGCGGAGGTCGTCGCCTGCGTCGTCGAGGGCGAGCTGGGCATCGATCCGGCACGTGTGCAGGTTCAGGTCCTGAACGGCACGGTCACGATGAAGGGCTCGCTGGACGCCGCACTGATCCCGCGCTTGAGGTCGGCGGTGGAACAGATCCCGGATGTGGTCGCGGTTGCGGACCGTCTCATCGCCGTGTGA
- a CDS encoding acyltransferase family protein, translating to MELPPRPQGVPPPAPGGGPPAAAAATQTAPTAFRRSGRNLYLDFLRALALVRVVTYHTFNWAWLTLAFPAMGVMFALAGSLMARSLDRGDRSAFAVVRARMRRLLPPVWLFGLVVVAAMLLTGWRPDEGGGPKAAGWARTVYWIVPVGEPPFADTDWARQIVEPLWYIRAYLLFVVLSPSLLRVFRRMPRTSTAAFLALAALAQSGLLPLPARVAEPFTDLSVFGACWLLGFAHRDKLVLGLPAVRVWAVSAVVMAAGGWYALTHRTEEGYDLGSIPVSQALWSFGFVLLLLRFGPRSDHWVTRHRPVHAAVVLLNARAVTVYLWHEVALVLGVVLIDRMWQVPALENSLPLGATWFLYLVAWPLIALAVLLVGWSEDRAAKRPVRLWPRPVRQTQGAKGDRPRSARDN from the coding sequence GTGGAGCTGCCCCCGAGGCCGCAAGGGGTGCCGCCACCCGCACCGGGCGGCGGGCCGCCTGCTGCCGCTGCGGCCACGCAGACCGCCCCGACCGCGTTCCGCAGGAGCGGCCGGAACCTCTACCTGGACTTCCTGCGCGCGCTGGCACTGGTCCGTGTGGTGACCTACCACACCTTCAACTGGGCCTGGCTCACCCTGGCCTTCCCGGCCATGGGCGTGATGTTCGCCCTGGCCGGCTCGCTGATGGCCCGGTCCCTCGACCGCGGCGACCGCTCCGCGTTCGCGGTGGTGCGTGCCCGCATGCGCCGACTGCTGCCACCGGTATGGCTGTTCGGCCTGGTGGTCGTCGCCGCGATGTTGCTGACGGGCTGGCGCCCGGACGAGGGCGGCGGCCCGAAGGCGGCCGGGTGGGCGCGGACGGTGTACTGGATCGTGCCGGTCGGCGAACCGCCCTTCGCCGACACCGACTGGGCCCGGCAGATCGTCGAGCCGCTGTGGTACATCCGCGCCTACCTGCTGTTCGTCGTCCTCTCGCCGTCGCTGCTGAGGGTGTTCCGCAGGATGCCCCGGACCTCGACGGCGGCGTTCCTGGCCCTGGCGGCCCTGGCCCAGAGCGGGCTGCTGCCGCTGCCCGCACGTGTCGCGGAGCCCTTCACCGATCTGTCGGTCTTCGGAGCCTGCTGGCTGCTGGGCTTCGCCCACCGCGACAAGCTCGTGCTCGGGCTGCCGGCGGTCCGGGTGTGGGCGGTGTCCGCCGTCGTCATGGCGGCGGGAGGCTGGTACGCCCTGACCCACCGCACCGAGGAGGGCTACGACCTCGGCTCCATCCCCGTGAGTCAGGCTCTGTGGTCCTTCGGCTTCGTGCTCCTGCTGCTGCGGTTCGGCCCGCGGAGCGACCACTGGGTGACCCGCCACCGGCCGGTGCACGCTGCCGTCGTCCTGCTCAACGCCCGGGCCGTGACGGTGTACCTGTGGCACGAGGTGGCGCTGGTGCTCGGGGTGGTCCTCATCGACCGGATGTGGCAGGTGCCCGCGTTGGAGAACTCCCTGCCACTCGGAGCCACATGGTTCCTGTACCTCGTCGCCTGGCCACTCATCGCCCTAGCGGTGCTGCTTGTCGGATGGTCGGAGGACCGGGCGGCGAAACGTCCGGTACGCCTCTGGCCACGACCGGTTCGGCAGACCCAGGGAGCCAAGGGAGACCGGCCCCGGAGCGCCCGTGACAACTGA
- a CDS encoding universal stress protein: MTGPVVVGLDGSPAGTSAAWWAAREAVERRLPLLLFHSWTTQPLDVPGAREALGKQQYGGRALQRAETELRHRYPGLTLTTELASSPAAEALVDLSGTAALVVLGSRGHGSTASFLLGSISLRVLGLARCPAVTVRAGDPAVENGWEHPAAVDHDEIVVGLKQPGPASDSLLEFAFTSAASRAMGVRAVRALPLSTLMPYPHTMAAGRADSRYQAEERIRLTAALVPWREKFPDIPVVEQVSTGPASAVLLYAAAHSGLVVVGRRRHPSRLRWKLGPVAHAALHHAPCPVAVVPHD; the protein is encoded by the coding sequence ATGACCGGTCCTGTCGTCGTCGGACTCGACGGTTCCCCAGCCGGCACGTCGGCCGCGTGGTGGGCCGCCCGTGAAGCGGTCGAAAGGCGGCTTCCCCTTCTCCTCTTCCACTCCTGGACCACCCAGCCGCTCGATGTGCCCGGCGCCCGGGAAGCCCTGGGCAAGCAGCAGTACGGGGGACGGGCACTCCAGCGGGCCGAGACCGAACTGCGCCACCGCTACCCCGGTCTGACCTTGACCACGGAGCTGGCCTCGTCCCCGGCCGCGGAGGCGCTGGTGGACCTCAGCGGGACCGCGGCACTGGTGGTGCTCGGCTCCCGCGGACACGGATCGACGGCGAGCTTCCTGCTCGGTTCCATCAGCCTGCGGGTACTGGGCCTCGCCCGGTGTCCGGCCGTCACCGTCCGGGCCGGCGACCCCGCCGTCGAGAACGGCTGGGAGCATCCCGCGGCCGTGGACCACGATGAGATCGTGGTCGGCCTGAAGCAGCCGGGACCGGCCTCCGACTCCCTCCTGGAATTCGCGTTCACCTCCGCCGCCTCGCGCGCAATGGGCGTGCGTGCCGTACGGGCCCTCCCGCTGTCCACCCTGATGCCCTATCCGCACACGATGGCCGCCGGGCGCGCCGACAGCCGCTACCAGGCTGAGGAACGCATACGACTCACGGCCGCACTGGTGCCCTGGCGCGAGAAGTTCCCCGACATTCCCGTCGTCGAGCAGGTCTCGACCGGTCCGGCCTCGGCGGTGCTCCTGTACGCCGCGGCGCACAGCGGACTCGTGGTCGTGGGCCGCCGAAGGCATCCGTCGCGCCTGCGCTGGAAACTCGGGCCGGTCGCGCACGCGGCGCTGCACCACGCGCCGTGCCCGGTCGCCGTCGTCCCGCACGACTGA
- a CDS encoding GerMN domain-containing protein — MNSEAPNSRVCRRHRRALTAVLALPLLVVTACGTSGGSGTPGGIDQPSRSPAGTATSGGTTGTPAPATPSTPAAPGTTHPAPSTSSGSATAAKQIRTAVYFLHGEQVSPAPRTVTAPATATGAVHALLAGPSRYEGARSRTTAIPSGTTLRSVVVRDHVATVDLSGRYDGGGSLSMRARLAQVVFTLTRFPSIHSVRFELDGKPVKYFGGEGIVLNGPVGRADFEDLAPAVLMESPLIGDTVRTPVRVWGSANTFEAVFRLKVTDTTGHTAADVRVQATSGTGTRGTFDVTFPYKAARGGPGLLTAYYLSPKDGRPVTVDTVPLTVNR, encoded by the coding sequence ATGAACAGTGAAGCCCCGAACTCCCGCGTCTGCCGACGCCACCGCAGAGCCCTCACCGCGGTGTTGGCTCTCCCCTTGCTCGTGGTCACCGCGTGTGGCACGAGCGGCGGCTCGGGTACGCCAGGAGGAATCGACCAACCCTCGCGATCCCCGGCCGGCACAGCCACCTCGGGCGGTACCACCGGAACGCCCGCACCGGCCACGCCGTCCACGCCCGCCGCCCCGGGTACCACACACCCCGCGCCCTCGACGAGCAGCGGCTCCGCCACCGCGGCCAAACAGATCCGCACCGCGGTCTACTTCCTGCACGGCGAGCAGGTCTCGCCCGCCCCGCGCACCGTGACCGCCCCGGCCACCGCCACCGGGGCCGTCCACGCCCTGCTGGCCGGCCCCAGCCGCTACGAAGGCGCGCGCAGCCGCACCACTGCCATCCCGTCCGGCACCACGCTGCGCTCCGTCGTGGTCCGCGACCACGTGGCGACCGTGGACCTCTCCGGCCGGTACGACGGCGGCGGCAGCCTGTCCATGCGGGCCCGCCTCGCCCAGGTCGTGTTCACCCTGACCCGCTTCCCCTCGATCCACTCGGTCAGGTTCGAGCTCGACGGCAAGCCGGTGAAGTACTTCGGCGGCGAGGGCATCGTCCTCAACGGCCCCGTGGGACGGGCCGACTTCGAGGACCTGGCCCCGGCCGTCCTGATGGAGTCCCCACTGATCGGCGACACCGTGCGCACCCCCGTACGAGTCTGGGGCAGCGCCAACACGTTCGAGGCGGTGTTCCGTCTGAAGGTCACCGACACCACCGGACACACCGCGGCCGACGTGCGGGTCCAGGCGACCTCCGGCACCGGCACCCGCGGCACCTTCGACGTCACCTTCCCCTACAAGGCCGCCCGCGGCGGACCGGGCCTGCTGACCGCGTACTACCTGTCCCCCAAGGACGGCAGGCCCGTCACCGTCGACACCGTGCCACTGACCGTGAACCGCTGA
- a CDS encoding universal stress protein produces the protein MTELSAGNGIVVGIDGSEASREALRWATRQAHALHTDVVAVHAWEPTGPRLAPYAPVSARPTPAEQRERAAQLLSSTLREVFGPRIDSAVHAVVVEGPPARVLLQQARGALLLALGRSPRGSYDQLATGPVARACLRQATVPVVAVPAPQWPASPPAGVGALPTARTGGAQQTADVRELRTRSAGTG, from the coding sequence ATGACCGAACTCAGCGCCGGCAACGGCATCGTGGTGGGCATCGACGGGTCGGAGGCGTCCAGGGAGGCGCTGCGCTGGGCGACCCGGCAGGCTCACGCTCTGCACACGGATGTCGTCGCCGTGCACGCCTGGGAGCCGACCGGCCCACGGCTCGCCCCCTATGCCCCCGTCTCGGCACGTCCGACGCCCGCCGAGCAGCGGGAGCGGGCCGCACAACTCCTCTCCTCGACGCTCCGCGAGGTCTTCGGGCCACGGATCGACAGTGCCGTACACGCGGTCGTGGTGGAGGGACCACCCGCACGGGTTCTGCTGCAACAGGCGCGCGGCGCACTGCTGTTGGCGCTCGGGCGCTCGCCCCGTGGGTCGTACGACCAGCTCGCGACAGGTCCAGTGGCCCGCGCCTGTCTGCGTCAGGCGACGGTCCCCGTGGTCGCGGTGCCCGCCCCGCAGTGGCCCGCGTCGCCTCCCGCCGGCGTCGGAGCGCTCCCCACGGCCAGAACGGGAGGCGCAC